In Acidaminococcus fermentans DSM 20731, one genomic interval encodes:
- a CDS encoding DUF1266 domain-containing protein: MFTFIKEIKQAISEGLEEAKEEIRREEEKRKKEEDKQNAERERIYSAPLSLEKLALAFSCPMREILIPGDSIRLFKFFALSDDDKNAARMVLERDFDIRDRESFARSVLEFQEFDEKSVFISSILLYQITTAVDLRYASLEEYREECKQLIQEIVERDSVNSWEEFSKEFVAGDVINHAIGKKIISRASNKLLQEKDSPWTRYQWEDVENFF, encoded by the coding sequence ATGTTTACATTCATAAAAGAAATAAAACAAGCAATTAGTGAAGGGTTAGAAGAAGCCAAAGAAGAAATAAGGCGGGAAGAAGAGAAAAGGAAAAAAGAGGAAGATAAACAAAATGCAGAAAGGGAAAGAATTTATTCTGCACCGTTGAGCCTTGAAAAATTGGCGTTGGCATTCAGCTGCCCAATGAGAGAAATCTTAATTCCAGGGGATTCCATCCGTTTGTTTAAATTTTTCGCCCTTTCGGATGATGATAAAAATGCAGCTAGAATGGTACTTGAAAGAGATTTTGATATCCGGGACAGGGAAAGCTTTGCCAGGTCCGTGTTGGAATTTCAAGAGTTCGATGAGAAAAGCGTGTTCATCAGTTCGATTCTACTTTATCAGATCACTACTGCAGTTGATTTAAGATATGCTTCTTTGGAAGAGTATCGGGAGGAATGCAAACAGCTTATTCAGGAAATCGTAGAGCGTGATTCAGTGAATTCATGGGAGGAATTTTCAAAAGAATTTGTTGCTGGCGATGTCATTAATCATGCCATTGGAAAAAAGATAATTTCCAGAGCATCAAATAAACTTTTGCAAGAAAAAGATAGCCCGTGGACAAGATATCAGTGGGAAGACGTGGAAAACTTTTTTTGA
- a CDS encoding MIP/aquaporin family protein: MKKYISEFIGTFVLVVFACGTAAVSGAKVLNGMFMPAYFATAFAFGLSIVAMAYSIGNVSGCHVNPAVSLGVFLSGRMSGRDFIGYVIAQFLGAIIGAAVLFALIGTKGNLGSNGLYLNDVGASLTVEVILTFVFVLAVLGVTSNVENNVVAGLVIGLSLTLVHLLGIYFTGTSVNPARSFGPAILCGDPAALSCVWVFVAGPFIGGALAAYVYKFISK; this comes from the coding sequence GCTTGTGGCACAGCGGCTGTCTCGGGGGCTAAAGTCTTGAATGGAATGTTCATGCCTGCGTATTTTGCAACGGCTTTTGCCTTTGGCCTTTCTATTGTGGCAATGGCCTATTCCATTGGTAATGTTTCTGGCTGCCATGTAAATCCAGCAGTATCTCTTGGTGTATTTCTTTCAGGGAGGATGAGTGGACGAGACTTTATCGGATATGTAATTGCTCAGTTTTTAGGGGCTATTATCGGGGCCGCAGTCCTTTTTGCGTTGATTGGTACGAAAGGGAATTTAGGCTCTAATGGGCTCTACTTAAATGATGTTGGGGCATCTTTAACCGTAGAAGTCATTCTGACTTTTGTCTTTGTTTTAGCGGTGCTGGGTGTTACTTCAAACGTTGAAAATAATGTAGTTGCTGGATTGGTCATCGGGTTATCGTTGACATTAGTCCATTTATTGGGCATTTATTTTACAGGAACTTCTGTAAATCCTGCACGGAGCTTTGGCCCGGCTATCTTGTGTGGAGATCCAGCCGCTTTATCTTGCGTATGGGTGTTCGTGGCAGGCCCGTTCATTGGTGGAGCTTTAGCAGCATATGTGTATAAATTTATTTCAAAATAA